In a genomic window of Melopsittacus undulatus isolate bMelUnd1 chromosome 1, bMelUnd1.mat.Z, whole genome shotgun sequence:
- the LOC117435905 gene encoding putative HTLV-1-related endogenous sequence produces MGLRAPSLRLQPRVQPDTTGPAGDWPPRERGEIPPFLAPIHPVPLPPRREPPPPPTRVSNATHRAAPCGGSGGWDVRGGDTGHWRLCRVNFDEKRRCRRDSKAVERPPGCGRERVYAPLRAPHTARQPLLAELLPRAAVPPRSVVHGRGPGREGGRAQVFSQLQDSLRSAQLRASAAGLGSWDCAEKALWKRVDVRGLGLCKRSGGERGGGGNPLS; encoded by the exons ATGGGACTTCGCGCCCCCTCTCTGCGCTTGCAGCCACGGGTCCAGCCGGACACCACGGGTCCCGCCGGGGACTGGCCACCACGGGAGCGGGGGGAGATACCTCCCTTCCT GGCTCCCATCCACCCCGTCCCTTTGCCTCCCCGCAGAGAGCCCCCTCCGCCCCCGACTCGCGTAAGTAACGCGACCCACCGCGCCGCACCGTGCGGCGGGAGCGGAGGGTGGGATGTCAGGGGCGGAGACACAGGACACTGGAGGCTCTGCAGGGTAAATTTCGACGAGAAACGGCGGTGTCGGAGAGACTCGAAAGCGGTTGAGAGGCCACCCGGCTGCGGCAGGGAGAGAGTCTACGCGCCGCTCCGCGCCCCGCACACTGCCAGGCAGCCGCTACTCGCggagctgctccccagggctgctgtcCCTCCTCGCAGCGTCGTGCATGGAAGAGGTCCTGGCCGGGAAG GCGGGCGGGCTCAAGTCTTCAGCCAGCTGCAAGACAGCTTGCGCAGCGCTCAGCTACGTGCCAGCGCAGCGGGGCTCGGGTCGTGGGACTGCGCGGAGAAAGCCCTCTGGAAGAGAGTCGACGTGCGGGGTTTGGGGTTGTGCAAGAGATCAGGCGGGGAAAGGGGCGGCGGAGGCAACCCTCTGTCTTAG
- the IRX1 gene encoding iroquois-class homeodomain protein IRX-1 yields MSFPQLGYPQYLSASQAVYGSDRPGVLAAAAAAAAAAAAASGRPAGADLGSGSAAVTSVLGMYASPYSAPNYSAFLPYTADLGLFSQMGSQYELKDNPGVHPATFAAHTAPGYYPYGQFQYGDPGRPKNATRESTSTLKAWLNEHRKNPYPTKGEKIMLAIITKMTLTQVSTWFANARRRLKKENKVTWGSRSKDQEDANLFGSDNEGDPEKNEDDEEIDLESIDIDKIDENDGEQSNEEEEEKPDLLRQSSEEEHLEKEKDLALSGSEGLKPKDALAMVKEASDNSTRIISPGGQNNLQMPPHSKPKIWSLAETATSPDGALKSSPPPPPPPQVNHTSPQIQHPAFLPSHGLYTCQIGKFHNWTNGAFLTQSSLLNVRSFLGVNHHHAAHHNHHLQAQQQSSVLTATLGALSSEKPSERTSPKHIERENVPRTESPPQPLKSPFQPVRDNSLAQQEGTPRILTALPSA; encoded by the exons ATGTCCTTCCCCCAGCTGGGCTACCCGCAGTACCTCAGCGCCAGCCAGGCGGTGTACGGGAGCGACCGGCCCGGGGTGCTGGCCGCCGCCgcagcagccgccgccgccgcagcaGCCGCTTCGGGCCGGCCCGCTGGCGCCGATCTGGGCAGCGGCTCGGCCGCTGTCACCTCCGTGCTGGGTATGTACGCCAGCCCCTACAGCGCCCCCAACTACAGCGCCTTCCTGCCCTACACCGCTGACCTCGGCCTCTTCTCCCAAATG GGCTCCCAGTACGAGTTGAAAGATAATCCGGGGGTCCACCCTGCTACCTTTGCTGCTCACACTGCCCCCGGCTATTATCCCTATGGACAGTTCCAGTACGGCGACCCGGGGCGGCCCAAAAACGCCACCCGGGAAAGCACCAGCACCCTCAAGGCCTGGCTCAACGAGCACCGTAAGAACCCCTACCCCACCAAGGGGGAGAAGATCATGCTGGCCATCATCACGAAGATGACCCTCACCCAAGTCTCCACCTGGTTCGCCAATGCCCGTAGGCGGCTCAAGAAGGAGAACAAGGTGACCTGGGGCTCCAGGAGTAAGGACCAAGAAGATGCAAACCTCTTCGGGAGTGACAATGAGGGGGACCCCGAGAAGAACGAAGACGATGAGGAAATCGACCTGGAGAGCATAGATATAGATAAAATCGACGAGAACGATGGGGAGCAGAGcaatgaggaagaggaggagaagcccGATCTCCTGAGACAAAGCAGTGAAGAGGAGCatttggaaaaggagaaggatttAGCACTGTCGGGGTCTGAAGGGCTGAAACCCAAAGATGCACTGGCCATGGTGAAGGAGGCCTCCGACAACAGCACGCGAATCATCAGTCCCGGGGGACAGAACAATTTACAGATGCCACCTCACAGCAAACCCAAGATTTGGTCTTTGGCAGAAACAGCAACCAGTCCTGATGGGGCCCTGAAATCTTCTCCCCCAccaccccctcctccccaggtTAACCACACTTCTCCACAGATCCAACACCCCGCTTTTCTCCCCAGCCATGGACTCTACACATGCCAGATTGGCAAATTTCACAACTGGACAAATGGGGCTTTCCTCACTCAGAGTTCCCTGCTCAATGTGAGGTCCTTTTTGGGAGTAAATCACCACCACGCTGCTCATCACAATCACCACCTCCAGGCCCAGCAGCAATCTTCTGTTTTAACAGCAACCTTGGGAGCCCTAAGCAGTGAAAAACCTTCAGAGAGGACCAGTCCCAAACACATAG aaagagaaaatgtacCAAGAACTGAATCCCCACCTCAGCCGCTAAAATCGCCCTTCCAGCCTGTCCGTGACAA CTCTTTGGCTCAGCAAGAGGGAACACCGAGAATTTTAACAGCTCTCCCTTCAGCTTGA